The following coding sequences are from one Salmo trutta chromosome 36, fSalTru1.1, whole genome shotgun sequence window:
- the LOC115175471 gene encoding TLR4 interactor with leucine rich repeats-like yields MDSGNFVAVICFLLFSCDGLLSPSPASGFCPERCDCQHAQHLLCTNRGLRAVPKVPSSQVPEDVLVFSLGGNFIGNISAFDFTRYGNLIRLNLQYNQIQTIHPKAFEKLSKLEELYLGNNLISTIPPGTLQSLKKLTTLYGNNNNMKKITPELFGNLESVVRLRLDGNAIELLQDSVFKSLTNLHYLHLESNQLSHIHRNAFSKLIKLRFLNLAQNKQAAVRNVFTFSQLRSLSTLLLSENEIQYVGNHVFQNLKKLSKLSLSNNNISRLESQALKGLSSLRELLMDGNELEDIPAGLLDPLERIEELDFSRNHISTVNPMAFKELKHLRVLKLKDNRLTSLSGHIFALNSRLYNLDLHGNNWTCDCRLSELKQWMTSAHSQGKLLTVFVQCHHPATLKGKYLDYVNSSQLQPQGNWSHLCETQIGPEESRGGGVLEKEVEERMMREGEVRKDVEELRGIGSREGVEMKAIEEENRGREEEERKEGEQEVGIQQEQGGPEERDKSLSLDRKRRKKISASPRSRPSAGKHEKGRRGSVLGRGIPQTQAPSLINPTAPTTTVPQTLDSQNSHGNRLSGPITELLTTSEERFDLLRGSQEYGLPVMTDPCMFNRHFLTNVTVDQVASSTATVHWTTRHHLRFTPGAGQGLDEVHYRLLFDRFGTSGRFPRYVYARGGARSVMLRELRPEVTYMVCVEGVVGGAVCQVAPRDHCAGLVTLPEESRRQGTLTSDLHLVTIATLAVNAILLLVIGGAWLGQSLRRKLKRRKSAVHVRHMYSTRRPFRGSMATTAAVSTDFTSFQSSRAPRLGTLEEGGDLIEFPCDRFLDNSPTRRDNSNMQRFCD; encoded by the coding sequence ATGGATAGCGGTAATTTTGTGGCAGTCATCTGCTTTCTCCTTTTTTCCTGTGATGGGCTCCTCTCACCCTCACCCGCCAGCGGCTTCTGTCCCGAGCGCTGCGACTGCCAGCACGCGCAGCACCTCCTCTGCACAAACCGAGGGCTTCGCGCGGTACCCAAGGTGCCCTCCTCGCAGGTCCCAGAGGACGTACTTGTCTTCAGCCTCGGGGGAAACTTCATCGGTAACATCTCTGCCTTCGACTTCACTCGGTATGGAAATCTTATAAGGTTGAACTTACAGTATAATCAAATACAGACCATTCACCCTAAAGCGTTTGAAAAGCTCTCCAAATTGGAGGAGCTGTATTTGGGCAACAATCTGATATCAACAATACCCCCAGGAACTTTACAGTCACTGAAAAAACTGACAACTTTGTATGGCAATAACAATAACATGAAGAAGATCACTCCAGAGCTGTTTGGTAACTTAGAGAGCGTTGTGAGGCTGAGGTTGGATGGGAACGCCATAGAACTGTTACAGGACTCGGTGTTCAAGAGCTTGACTAATCTGCATTATCTCCATCTAGAATCAAACCAGCTCAGCCACATTCACAGAAATGCCTTCTCCAAGCTCATCAAACTGCGCTTTCTCAACCTGGCGCAGAACAAACAGGCGGCCGTGCGTAATGTATTTACATTTTCCCAGCTCAGGTCACTGTCTACCTTGCTGCTctctgaaaatgaaatacaatacGTCGGAAACCACGTCTTTCAAAATCTGAAAAAGCTATCTAAACTATCCCTCAGCAATAACAACATCTCCCGGTTGGAGAGCCAGGCTTTGAAGGGGCTGTCAAGCCTGAGAGAGCTTCTGATGGATGGGAACGAGCTGGAAGATATTCCCGCGGGACTTCTTGACCCGCTGGAGCGAATCGAGGAGCTGGACTTTAGTCGCAACCACATTTCCACCGTGAACCCGATGGCTTTTAAAGAACTAAAGCATCTGAGGGTTTTAAAACTCAAAGACAACCGGCTCACGAGCCTCTCCGGTCACATCTTCGCCCTCAACAGCCGCCTTTACAATTTGGATCTCCATGGCAACAACTGGACGTGTGACTGCCGCCTGAGCGAGCTGAAACAGTGGATGACGTCTGCGCACTCTCAAGGGAAGCTGCTGACCGTTTTCGTGCAGTGTCATCACCCAGCGACACTGAAGGGGAAGTATCTGGATTATGTCAACAGCTCCCAGCTACAGCCCCAAGGGAATTGGAGCCACTTGTGTGAGACCCAAATTGGGCCTGAGGAGAGCAGAGGTGGGGGGGTCCtggagaaggaggtggaggagaggatgatgagagagggggaggtgaggaAGGATGTAGAAGAGCTGAGGGGAATTGGGAGTAGAGAAGGAGTGGAGATGAAGGCAATAGAGGAAGAGAACAGgggtagagaggaagaggagagaaaggagggagaacaggaggTAGGTATCCAACAGGAACAGGGAGGGCCAGAGGAGCGGGACAAATCCCTGTCGTTggacaggaaaaggaggaagaAAATATCCGCCAGCCCCAGGTCGCGACCTTCTGCTGGGAAGCATGAGAAAGGGAGGCGGGGTTCCGTTCTGGGCCGTGGCATTCCTCAAACACAAGCCCCTTCGCTCATCAACCCCACGGCCCCAACCACAACCGTGCCTCAGACACTTGACAGCCAAAATAGCCATGGAAACCGTCTCAGTGGACCAATCACAGAGCTCCTCACCACCTCAGAGGAGCGGTTTGACCTTCTCAGAGGCAGTCAGGAGTATGGTCTACCTGTAATGACAGACCCCTGTATGTTCAACCGTCACTTCCTCACCAACGTGACCGTCGACCAGGTTGCCTCCAGCACGGCCACAGTCCACTGGACCACACGCCACCACCTCCGATTCACACCGGGAGCCGGACAGGGACTAGACGAGGTCCACTACCGCTTGCTGTTCGACCGGTTCGGGACATCTGGCCGTTTCCCTCGCTATGTGTATGCCCGTGGCGGGGCGCGGTCGGTGATGTTACGAGAACTCCGCCCAGAAGTCACCTAcatggtgtgtgtggagggggtggTGGGAGGGGCCGTGTGTCAGGTGGCGCCCAGGGACCACTGCGCTGGATTGGTCACTCTCCCAGAGGAGTCTCGTCGCCAAGGGACACTGACCTCCGATCTCCACCTGGTCACCATTGCAACGCTGGCCGTCAACGCCATCCTCCTGCTGGTGATTGGTGGAGCCTGGCTAGGGCAGAGTTTGAGGCGGAAACTGAAAAGGAGGAAGTCGGCGGTGCATGTTCGTCACATGTACTCCACGCGGCGACCGTTCCGCGGCTCCATGGCAACGACGGCGGCTGTGTCGACTGACTTTACCAGTTTCCAGAGCAGCCGGGCACCACGGCTTGGAACACTGGAGGAAGGGGGAGACCTCATTGAGTTCCCCTGCGACCGTTTCCTTGACAACAGCCCCACCCGTAGAGACAACAGCAACATGCAGAGGTTTTGTGATTAG